One genomic window of uncultured delta proteobacterium includes the following:
- the gcvPA gene encoding putative glycine dehydrogenase (decarboxylating) subunit 1 (Evidence 3 : Function proposed based on presence of conserved amino acid motif, structural feature or limited homology) codes for MPFIPHTPEDCSAMLQTIGVATLDDLFADIPAAMRPQSFNLPGGLSETATCERMEGMAARNQYATPSFVGGGFYNHSIPKAVDALTGRGEFYTAYTPYQPEASQGTLQAIFEYQTAICRLLEMDVANASVYDGGSALFEAVMMAARATKRGRIVIDASVNPLYRTMLATLTANLGFELVTIPHAAGAPDMEALHKALTDTTAGIVVQNPNFFGVISDFSGLFATAKEKGALSVLSVYPVMQSVLKTPGEMGADIAVADGQSVGQPLGFGGPYLGIMACTKALVRQLPGRIVGRTVDSEGKTGYVLTLQAREQHIRRAKATSNICSNQALCALRTLVHLCLLGPEGLARTAEISMLRAREAEKALTSISGVKRLNALPFGNEFAVVLPKPAADVVAAMLREKIIPGLPVSLWYKGMDNVLLVACTEQTRHSHIEQLAAFLGGNL; via the coding sequence ATGCCCTTTATCCCCCATACTCCGGAAGATTGCAGCGCCATGTTGCAAACCATAGGAGTCGCAACGCTTGACGATCTTTTTGCCGATATCCCCGCCGCGATGCGGCCCCAAAGCTTCAACCTGCCGGGCGGCCTCAGCGAAACGGCCACCTGCGAGCGGATGGAGGGGATGGCGGCCCGTAACCAATATGCCACCCCAAGTTTTGTGGGCGGCGGCTTCTACAACCACTCCATCCCCAAGGCCGTGGACGCCCTGACCGGGCGCGGCGAATTTTATACCGCGTACACCCCGTACCAGCCGGAAGCCTCGCAGGGCACGCTGCAAGCCATTTTTGAATACCAAACGGCCATCTGCCGCCTCCTGGAGATGGACGTCGCCAACGCCTCCGTCTACGACGGCGGCAGCGCCCTCTTTGAAGCCGTCATGATGGCGGCCCGCGCGACCAAGCGGGGCCGGATCGTCATCGACGCCTCCGTGAACCCCCTGTACCGGACCATGCTCGCCACCCTGACGGCCAACCTCGGCTTTGAGTTGGTGACCATCCCCCACGCGGCCGGAGCTCCGGACATGGAAGCCCTGCACAAGGCGCTGACGGATACCACCGCCGGCATTGTGGTGCAGAACCCCAACTTCTTCGGCGTTATCAGCGATTTTTCCGGCCTGTTCGCCACAGCCAAGGAAAAAGGCGCTCTCTCGGTGCTCTCCGTATACCCGGTCATGCAGTCCGTGCTGAAAACCCCCGGCGAAATGGGCGCGGACATCGCCGTGGCGGACGGGCAGTCCGTCGGCCAGCCGCTCGGCTTCGGCGGCCCGTACCTCGGCATCATGGCCTGCACCAAAGCGCTCGTCCGCCAGCTGCCCGGCAGAATCGTCGGCAGAACGGTCGACTCGGAAGGCAAAACCGGCTACGTGCTCACGCTGCAAGCCAGAGAGCAACACATCCGCCGGGCCAAAGCCACGTCCAACATCTGCTCAAACCAGGCTCTCTGCGCCCTGCGCACCCTGGTCCACCTCTGCCTGCTCGGCCCGGAAGGCCTCGCCCGGACGGCGGAAATAAGCATGCTCCGCGCGCGCGAGGCGGAAAAGGCCCTGACCTCGATTTCCGGCGTCAAACGGTTGAACGCCCTTCCTTTCGGAAACGAATTCGCCGTGGTCCTGCCCAAACCTGCGGCGGACGTGGTGGCCGCCATGCTGCGGGAAAAAATCATACCGGGCCTGCCCGTCAGTCTGTGGTATAAAGGCATGGACAACGTCCTTCTCGTCGCCTGCACCGAACAGACCCGGCACTCGCATATAGAACAGCTGGCTGCTTTCCTGGGAGGCAATTTATGA